Below is a window of Rattus rattus isolate New Zealand chromosome X, Rrattus_CSIRO_v1, whole genome shotgun sequence DNA.
GGTAATGACTTATCCACAGAATGAAAATCTccttatatcatatatttatatgataaatATCCTACAATGGGAATATCTAATCTTGACATATAAAAGAGAATATATTCATTCATGACaaaattttaacatataaaagGTTCTatcacaaaatgaaaaacatggaAGCAATATCTTCTATGCACAAAGGGACTGATATACAAGTGAGTTCACAAAGACTGTGGCAGAATACACAAAACGTGCACGTATTTTCAAGCTACATGTTATTCCAATTATGGTGCAGGGTGAGTAGACATGGGCTCCGATCCTTATCCTAGAGTCTATCTGTAATTTATACCcatcatcaaagtaaaaatctattttctctaATGGAGTATTACTGGATATATAGAGATGACAACATGTCCAAGTGTAGTTATCAACACAAAATAAAGTTCAGGATTTTTAGTATATGTGTTGTGGAGGGGACTTTGTGTTTGACATCtttgtcttatttgtttgtttagatatttgttttgtggtattttttaaagacagaaaaaagcgAAAACATAAATTTGAGTGGGTCCGGTAGAAGGGAGGAACTGGGATGAGTTGAGGGAAgggaaaaacatgatcaaaatatctCATATGAATTTTTGAAAACCAATACTGTTGTAAAggttaataaaataatgatactcaagaagaaacatttttaaagattaaaatcgTGAAACAAGAATAGGGAgctaggggttgggaatttagctttgtggtagagcttgcctagcaatttaaggccctgggttcgtccccagctccaaaaaagaaaaagaagaaaagaaaaaaaaaaaagaatagagagtTAATGACCACTGAAAAAGAACTAGTTTTTTGTATGGATAAGCTCCCTaatatttcatttccttcttcaagctatagctcagtggtttacCATGACCTCCCAATCTGTACCTTCTTCTCATTTATGTCTTCTCAGCCATGTCCATTACTACTCTATTCACAACATCTAGGAAATGGTAACAACCTTAATGTCCTTCAAATGATGACTGGATAATGGAAATGTAGCACATAGACATATaagtgtcttaggtagggtttccactgctgtgaagagacaccatgaccaaggcaactcttccaaggacaacattttcttaaaaaagatttatttactttatgtatatgagtcctTTATCTGCATTCTGTATACCTGTATGCCAAAAAAGGACATCAGATATgattgcagggaattgaactcaggacctctggaagaatggttagtgctcttaactgctgatccatctctccaacccaaggtcaacattgaattgggggtggcttgcaggttcagaggttcagtccattatcatcaaggggaacatggcagcatccaggcaggcatggaggagctgagagttctacatcttcatctttaggctgctagtggaagactgacttctaggcaaccaggatgagggtcttatttcccacacccacagtgacacacctactccaataaggccacacctcacAAAAGTGCACACTGCTATGTGGAACTTTTTCTCTGGTTCTTAAAATTTGACTGTACCTATCCTTAGTATTATAGTTGCAACAAGACAAGTCCCCCTGTTTTCCACTGCTTGAGGGTGGTTTTCAGCTTTTTCTTCAAACAGAAGAGATTCTTCTGGCGACAGTGAAGAACATCATCACCTAACAACCAGAACCTTACTCTGGAAGTCCCAGAAGTGGTTCAGTTCAGTGAAGCAGAGGTGGTAGATGTTAGCAAttctaaataaatgtctttaataaATATGAACTTTAACATCTACCACCTCTGAACAAAGTTTTCATTCTCACCTCTTGGAGGATCACCTGTACTGACACTGGCAGGGTCCCCTTCACTACACATGGATGAAAGgatgtttgcctttctgtgtctggatTATTTCACTTCCTGTCCTCTGCGTTCCTCCACATTGAAGCATAGGATAGGAATTTGCTTCAACATCCCATTACACTACACCCACtgtgtttccatttcttctcttgtttgtttgtttattttagacagggtcttaccatgtagtccatgctggccttgagctcataaAGATTCACATGCCTCTCCTTTCCAAGTGCCAGAACTAAAggtttgtctgtcttccttcctttctttctttctttcttttttctttctttttctttctttctttctttctttctttttttttttcttccttccttccttcctttcttccttcctttctttctttcttccttcttttcttccttcctttcttccttaacatttaaagatttatttatttattctatataagtacataaatatataagtactctcttcagacacaccagaagagggcatcagatcccattacagatggttgtgagccactatgtggttggtgggaattgaactcaggacctctggaaaagcagtcagtgctcttaaccactgaaccatctctccagcccaaaggtttccccttttatttattttattcatcataaaattttattttattgaataaaattttttttgtgattgctaagcattatttttaaaaattcaaatataattaGATACACCATTACCCTCATTTCCTTTATTCCCTCTAGCCTCTCCCAcatgcctccccctcccccgttcCTCTTAAATCCATAACCtcagggactgggaagatggctcagtggttaagagcactggctacttccAGAGGCCCTAGTacctacatggcagttcataGCTGTCTGTAACCCAATTCCAGGGATCTGGTATGCTCACATGCctcatacatgtagacaaaacaccaactCACGTGAAAAAttttcatgacctctttttctttaatacaatatatatatgtatatatatgcacacacacacacacacacacacacacacatatatatatatattcagttcatttagtgttttttatatgtatatgatttcagaatTGACCACTTAAAGGTAGAAATGAATAACCAGTTAAGGGACTCATCCTttggaaaagttttttttaattattatttttctctctgtgtgatgtatgtgggAACACAGATAGACCACAGTgcctgtgtagaggtcagaggacttgtTTTGTAGCCCATCCTGGAGAATGTTCTTTTTGTGTAGGATCTTACTCCGTAGCACAATACAGGCTTACCTCatactcacagcaatcctctgcCTCAGGTTCTAGAGTGCCACGATTACAGGCCTGGCTTAAGAATGTGTATTCTGAACCCCTGCTTGGGAGTCATTATGGGCAGCAAGATGGCACCTGACAGCAGGGTCATGTAGCTCTGTAATGTCACAGCCAACAAGATATTGCAGAAATACTAAAATCTTACCTCAGAAATACAGAAGGAAGTCTATATCTCAAGAAGAAATGCAATTTATCCAGTGTGGAAGTGCAGAATATTCATATTGTGTCTTAGATTTGTCATCAAACAAAAGTATTATCTTTACAATAAAGGATGTTCAAAAtgataaacaaagaattgtatATTTAAATACCTTAATAAATATTCTGCAAAAAGAATGAAGTGGCTCGgttgtagtggcacatgcctttagtcacagcactagcagtcagaagcaggaggatctctgagtttgaggctagcctggactaaagagtaagttccaggacagccagacctgttacatggagaaaccctctcttgaaaaaaacaaaaacatggggctggagagatggctcagtggttaagagcactggctgctcttccagaggtcctgagttcaaatcccagcaaccacatggtggctcacaaccatctgtaatgggatctgatgccctcttccggtgtgtctgaagacagctaagtgTACtcaataataagtaaatcttaaaaagacaaaaaaaaaaaaaaaaagaaaacaaaacaagaatgaaGTATGAAACTCTTGATGGACCAGGTCATGGTGgcactcacctgtaatcccagcactggaaaaacagaggcaggtgaatctctgtgagttcaaggccagtctggtctacaaagtgagttccagtgtagccagggctacacagagaaaccctgtctcaaaaaaacaagaagaaggggttggggatttagctcagtggtagagcacttgcctagcaatcacaaggccctggattcggtccccagctccaaaaaacaaacaaacaaaaacaaaaaacatgaagaagaaagaaaagaaactaaatgaTCGGCCACTTGTATCTCCTACTTTATATATCTTGGTCAGCCTCTCCACAAGTTGAACTGAATTTAATGTTCAGCACTCATGGCATACGGAAATGCAGCCCTAGATTGTCTGCTATGGCTAAATGCCAAAAGGCCAGGCCATGGCCAGGCACAGCACATTTGAGTTAAAACACAGCAGACAgaggatacagagacaggcagatctttgtgaattctagaccagcctggtctgcacaatGAAGTCAGGGTGGGACCCTTTGCTGATAGATACTGCCACTTACAAATGACAGCCTAAAATTcaaaatgacacatttttaaagatactATGTAAATTTTTGCTTAATAAGTAGAAATACCtttaatagttaaaaatataaatgcacatCAATGTTGAACTTACATAAAGAGAAAGGCGAATATAGGTATATTTATCCACAGATATTAATctccaaagaataaagaaatgggaAATGATATAAATGTTTTCAAGGGTACatggataataaataaatccaggcCTTTGATGTCAATActtgagagacaaagagaaaggttCCTTGTGAGTTAAAGgacagcctaatctacagagtaaatccaggttagcctgggctacagaaaccatatctcaataaataataataatagttgtttttaaattgttttattttattttattattttttttttgggttctttttttcggagctggggaccgaacccagggccttgcgtttcctaggcaagcgctctaccactgagctaaatccccaacccctaaattgttttaaattatcaaaatgaagatGGCTATAAGTGCAATGGTTATGGTGATATAGTACATCCTTTTTGAGAGAGGTCAAATTAGAGCACACTTAAATAGTAAAGGGGCTGCTGGATTGAATCAgtctatacttttaaaaaaaaagattatcttaTGTACATAagtccactgtcgctgtcttcagacacaccagaagagggcattgaatctcattacagatggttgtgagccaccatgtggttggtgggaattgaactcaggacctctggaagagcagttgggtgctcttaacctctgagccatctctccagccctcccgtAGTctatacttttaatgacttcaaACTGCTCAACCAAAGGCATACTATGTTAGGAGAGAGGCTCTAGGTTTGTGTTAATAGGTAAGAAGAAAAGACTTTGGATTtcttccaaaatataaaaatcagatttgatACAGGAAGACCCtctgaagatcttggctacagacaggaaaaaagaaaccaagaagacCAAACAGAACAGGTAACATGATTTGCTGATCCCTCTACATGGGAACAGCTCTGAGACTGGCTGTGACATGGAAATGTCTCTAGTCAGAACTTCAGCTATACATAGCAAatggatctttttcttttcttttctttttttttcggagctggggaccgaacccagggccttgcgcttgctaggaaagtgctctaccactgagctaaatcctcaaccccagcaAATGGATCTTGATGGCTACAAAGTCCTCAGATTTCATCAAACCATCCTTTCATATGGAATGGAGATTTATATTGtagtctgattatatggtcaaagAGCAGAAAACCATCCTTAATTTATTTGTGCACCCTGCATATGCCATACAAATGTCTTCATAGAACTATGTTggagaaattatttaatcctGACCTGGTGTTTCTACCCCACCTTGGACTCTTAGTTCCtggaaaaagacacacacaacctttatatttacaataagccttaaacagtgCAAGagttgggcagatatctaccctttATGTTATTAAAATCTACTTTCTTATCAATAACTCCAAATTATCACTATGTTTTATCTGGACTGCTCATAACTTCAATTAATCAGCCCTCAaggctcacctaacccatggccATGGTCCTTCTGCACCTTCTTCTCTGTtgttctcctctgaccccaagcctgTGAAACCTAAACCCCATCTCTTTCTGCCCAGTTATTAGCTGTTGGtatctttatttactaatcagaaataatttgggggcAGGGTCACTTAGAGTCTACATGCTGACTCCTCTCATCTCTCAGGCAACTAGTCTTGGGGCCTAATATtattagcattagaatataaGCAGCATCAGGTGAACTCACTACAGAACTATGTATTGGTTCTCAGGTTTGTAGATTGCAGAATGAAAAACTAGAAAGATAACCCTTACAGGATTCACCCTCAGGGATGTTGAAATGCTGAGACCTGCTGTTCCAGCTCCCTGATTGATCCTGCCTCTAACTGAAGAACAGCTTCAGATTAGTAGGAAGCAATCtctagaaatgcaaattaaagtcaCAGTGAATTACCTTTGTGTGAGCAGTGATTGGCAGAAATTTGAAAATCCAACAGTGGCAGTTATTGTCATAGATGTAGAACAAAGGAACTCCCCTAGCTGGTGCAGATGAACTGGGACAAGCCCTTTGGAAAACAATAGGTATTTTCTGTTGTGATGATTGAATTTATAGCCTGAAGAGCTCATTTCTAGCCTCTCTCTGGAGGACTTAATGACACTAAAGTACACCTGTAAAGCCACTCACTTTGTTTCTGACCGGCAAAAGCCTAAAGCAATCTAAATAAATACCCGTTTagtagaatagaaaaaaaaatctgtaagagTCACATACTGAAATAACACATAACAGAAATTGAACAAGCTGAATCTGTACACATTAGCTTGGATGCCTGTCACAAATGTAACATGGAGCAAAAAAGgtgagtttctttttttgtttttttaaaggtgagTTTCAAATGAAAGATACACGCTTCAATTTacacaaagtttaaaaattacTGCATTAGGGACCAAGACTATggagggctcagtggtagagtgcttagcAAGCATGTGTCCTGAACATTacaaaataatgacaataattcTTCATTACTTGAACCACACAACAGACCAGTGAGCCTCATAGACAGAACCTTCCAGCTAATGGGAACAAAACcacattcttttacattttaaaaaagtatacatgtgtatgagtgttttgcttacagGTATATCTTGTTTACCATGTGCAtgagtgcccacagaggccagaagatgtcagatcccctggaattagagttacagatgttggTAAGCCTCCATGTACATaatgggaatcaaactcaagcaCTCCAGAAGAGTAGTCTATGTTCTCATCCACTGACCTATATCTACAGTTCcagaatacacattttaaaaacatttaaaaatgtagactTTAATAAGTGTTAATATGTGTACAcggagttgggtgtggtggtacatgcctttaatcccagcactagggacacaaaggcaggtggatctctgtgaggctagcctgctatacaaagtgagttttaagacagccaagactacatagagaaaccctgtctcacaaaacaaacaaatgttgaAGTTAGGTcccagttcttcctcccagccccatgttcccagaaataagactcagactcaaaatacgTTTACAAATACCTTGACCATAAAGCTagactcttctctgactagattaTAACTAAAGATAGTCCATTTAATTTAACCTACATTCTGTCATGTgcctggttacctgtgctcaggtatcaTGTGCCTGTCTTGCTACATCTTGCTGGAGACTGGTGCTAATGCTTTGAATCTGCCTGTCCAGACTCTGAAGGTCCTTGTTCCCAACTGGTTTTTTATTTATCAGTAAAgatgccaatggccaatggctgggcacagGGCGGGGTGGAGCACTTAGAGTTGTGTGGATAGGACACAGAGAAAATCTCCAGgactgggaaagaggaaggggacatAGTAGTAGCAAGAGATAAAGtcaaccagccatgtgagtttCTGGGTAAGTGGACACTGGCCACTTCCCCGATTGGTCCTGGGGTAataggggaaggtttaggagtgctcAGCCTTTGAATTAGCcaaggcatttaaaaattttttttttttttggttctttttttcggagctggggactgaacccagggccttgcgcttcctaggcaagcgctctaccactgagctaaatccccaaccccacattttaaaatttttaaattttaacttgtgtgtgtgtgtgtgtgtgtgtgtgtgtgtgtgtgtgtgtgtgtgtgtgtgtgtgtgtgttttctatttgctGATCCTTGGGTGATTTAGCCAAAAACTCACCGCAACACATCTTCCCTAGAGAATTTTCTGCCTAGCTGTATCTCAgaatcctttctctcttctaGATATACCACCTCTATTTCCTGACTAAGCCATAGGTTATAGGCTTTTAAATTGACAGATGATGCAGCCATTAATATACAAGATATTAGACAGATTTGTCTAATAAAAGGctctttttcaaatataaattaaatacagTTATAATAATTTATAAGACAATCATGAAAACTCTAAGGTATGATATACATTTATATTGTCCAGGCCATAATATTTGGTAactttagaaaatattatattatgtatcctatttttttgtgtttatgtttaaaGTTTTGTACTTAACTCAATTTCTATCTATACTTGTACTACCATCCTAAAAACATCTTCTTAGACCCAAACATCTTCCTAAATGCTAAATAACGTAAGTTTAATTCTGAGATTATAACTATCTAATTTCTAATCCCATCAGAGTCTTGAGgaggaaaaatattatttcatatttgagTATGAGCttccaaaaattatagaaatgacagaggcAGCTGATATCCTGGATAGTCCCCAATATTCTCTATGATGCTAGAACatctatcttcagccttctgacctAGATTATCTGACAGACATTTATGAagcaggaattcttttttttttctttttttttttcagagctggggaccaaacccagggccttgcgttcgctaggcaagcgctcttccgctgagctaaatccccaaccctgaagcaGGAATTATTAAGGATTTGTTTACCCTATCTTAGCAGAGCTTGGCAATTGACTATCCAGTATCCATTTATTCTTTTTGGACAGCATTTTGTCTGCAGCAAATTTatggcattttctttctccagtgaTCAGCTTGCTATAGTTGAAGCAATTCCATATGTAGGTTTTTGATGTTCATCATCTTCCAAGTTGAATGGGGTACTGCTAGAAGTTGATGTGTGTCAATGTCAAAAAAgatcttaaattaataaaataatgtttaaatatcATATTCTGTAAGTCTTTGAAatttttgaagaccatctatctattcataGCATATCTGAACAAGCAACAGGGTATATATTTATGTGACAATCTAAACTAGTATCTAACATGAATTTGATGACTGGCCATTAACTTGCAGtatttaattatctttaacagtttgtaatagcagctattaaaaggactGAGACTAAACCTTGCATgtttaaatgagttgcataggcactTTGTCTATCTACGTGttgaaacatatatattatgttgCAGCAAAATTAATCTTATATTTTCTGTCAATAAACAAAGGTTTATACTAATGAAAACCTTAGacctgtatcaatatataaaattctgtaccaatgtaacaaaataaaacctcaacTTTCCATTAAAATACACAGATCTCTACCAATGTATAattatggctataaaatgttTTTTGGGGAGCCTGGTTGAATTCCAGGTGCAAGGCGGCCACTGGAGGAGAGCAGGCTGCCGCTCTCGAAAGCTTTGGAGGCAGAGCCTCAATGTTCCAGATAGAAGGTCTCCCGCCAAAGTTGGACCCggaggagctgaagcagaagatgCGTGAGGATGTGGTCTCCTCCATTCGGAACTTCCTCATCTACGTGGCCCTGCTGTGAGTCACTCCATATATCTTATAGAAGCTGGATAGCATATGAGACTTGGGAGTCCCATGGATGCATGGCATGAAGAACCACCTGGTGACAGCTTTCCTCCTGTTTGCAGATGAAATGGCCCAGAAAGGTGTAAGACTGATTAAacggacattaaaaaaaaaacaaacaaacaaacaaaaaaacccccaaaaaaccctACTTGTTAAGAACAAGTTGGGCTTTGAGAACTGACCTCCATAGctgaaatataaaactatttgtGAAGTGCAAATATCCACCTCTGTGAGTgttgctggaattatagataatGTCAGACTCTGAGGGGCCTATGTCTCTGCAGTCATTTCTGTTTACAACTTCTGTTCAAAGTGTTACTTGTGAAGAGACTGTTTGGAAGTCAGCATACACCCACAATGACATTTAAGCAcagtctatattttttttcttttcttttttttcggagctggggaccgaacccagggccttgcgcttgctaggcaagcgttctaccactgagctaaatccccaacccccacagtctatatttttaataaacattctgatgaaaaaaatgttttttggttTAAGAGTAGATTTAGTAATCTACCTCTAtttgtctaatttaaaaaaaatatttctatacccctttttctttttaacccccTACTCTTTACCTAAGACAGCaggatagagaagaagaaaagaaagatagaaattccGGAGGCTAAGCTTCCTATTTAGTTTCCTCCCGGCCCAAGACCACAATTATTTGTAAATCATTCCTTAAAATGACAATGCATGTATAATTTATAATCCACCCCAACTTAAGGGACTGGCATGACGCTCTTCTTCTAATTGCTTCCTGGgactgaggccagactggtctacagggggagttttaggacagctagggctacacagagaaaccctgtttcaaaaaaccaaaaaataaataagcttgTGGTTTTACTCACAAAACCAAGTGTCTTGTGCACAAGAGGCAATCCTGCTAACAGTAGGCCATGCCCTCTGTTCCTGAGAAATAACTATTAATGTGAAGATAAAATGTTAAAGTACACATCTTCCTGAAATGTAGAGGGAGGGTTCTGAAATCCATTGGAGGGGGCAACTTTTAGCcctttatagccctggctgacacTGCACATGCTGCCTCTGCcaccctggtgctgggattatgagaATGAGCCATTATGCCTGACT
It encodes the following:
- the LOC116888268 gene encoding LOW QUALITY PROTEIN: mitochondrial import receptor subunit TOM5 homolog (The sequence of the model RefSeq protein was modified relative to this genomic sequence to represent the inferred CDS: substituted 2 bases at 2 genomic stop codons) codes for the protein MFQIEGLPPKLDPEELKQKMREDVVSSIRNFLIYVALLXVTPYILXKLDSI